One part of the Xiphophorus maculatus strain JP 163 A chromosome 1, X_maculatus-5.0-male, whole genome shotgun sequence genome encodes these proteins:
- the LOC111608778 gene encoding uncharacterized protein LOC111608778 isoform X1, whose translation MIIAWFCLVCLSLHITNSRTADPVTRFYGVPGGEINIECSFPSSGEWKIFCRKNCKKKNILIETRKTSDENGRYRIESDGNNQYDFVVSISALTQSDSGWYRCGLRTFSSRYSYQDFELVVAEAVLDGNDVPDLFKEAGSSVTVACSFKDSGRKRRFCRGKCEKVLVETDGVRAKRGRYSIETSGEVLYVSISALTQSDSGWYRCYLDMAFGRDPYRDFYLKVTDAVKLTTTTATTRSFSSSSANFTSTTTRSFSSSSSSFTSSGSSAPTDRSALSDGNKSSPDVLMIVGLALAFIIIILTVALLVFCRNRSQKHGKDPAVKTKKTPAVETNRVYEEVRGDEMKSVPVEISTVYSYASYSKPAAADGVYSLATAALPLDKAEDDLTRPTYAQVSFSSRSSDYPLRPSDDVVYSVPRVAVGSHVAEESLYSNTA comes from the exons ATGATCATCGCCTGGTTCTGCCTCGTCTGCCTCT CTCTGCACATCACCAACAGCAGAACCGCTGATCCTGTGACGCGTTTTTATGGAGTTCCTGGAGGAGAAATCAACATTGAATGTTCCTTTCCTTCATCTGGAGAATGGAAGATCTTCTGcaggaaaaactgtaaaaaaaaaaacattctcattgAAACACGTAAAACATCAGATGAAAATGGACGATACAGGATTGAATCTGATGGGAACAATCAATATGATTTTGTTGTGAGCATCTCGGCGCTGACCCAGTCCGACTCAGGATGGTACCGATGTGGATTGAGGACATTTTCATCCAGATATTCATACCAGGACTTTGAACTGGTTGTTGCTGAAG CTGTGTTGGATGGAAACGACGTTCCTGACCTTTTTAAAGAAGCTGGCAGCTCAGTGACAGTCGCCTGTTCCTTTAAAGACTCTGGGAGAAAACGACGGTTCTGcagaggaaaatgtgaaaaagttcttgttgAGACTGATGGAGTCAGAGCTAAAAGAGGCAGATACAGCATTGAAACCTCAGGAGAAGTTCTGTATGTGAGCATCTCAGCGCTGACCCAGTCTGACTCAGGATGGTACCGATGTTACCTGGACATGGCGTTTGGCCGAGATCCATACAGAGACTTTTATCTCAAAGTTACAGACG CAGTCAaactgacaacaacaacagcaacaaccaGGAGTTTCAGCTCCAGTTCAGCAAATTTCACTTCTA caaCAACCAGGAGTTTCAGCTCCAGTTCATCAAGTTTCACATCTTCAGGTTCCTCTGCACCCACCGACCGTTCAGCTCTGAGTGATGGCAATAAATCATCTCCAG acGTTCTGATGATTGTGGGTCTGGCTCTggccttcatcatcatcatcttaaCTGTGGCTCTGCTGGTTTTCTGCAGAAACCGATCACAGAAGCATGGCAAAG ATCCTgctgtgaaaacaaagaaaactccTGCTGTTGAG ACTAACAGAGTTTATGAAGAAGTCAGAGGAGATGAGATGAAATCTGTTCCAGTGGAAATCTCCACAGTTTACAGCTACGCCTCCTACAGtaaaccagctgcagctgatggcGTCTACAGCCTGGCGACGGCAGCTCTTCCTCTGGACAAG gCTGAAGATGATTTGACTAGACCAACCTACGCCCAGGTGAGCTTCTCCAGCAGAAGCTCGGACTATCCGCTGAGACCTTCAGACGACGTGGTTTACTCTGTTCCTCGGGTTGCTGTTGGCAGCCATGTTGCAGAAGAGTCTCTGTACTCCAATACGGCGTAA
- the LOC111608778 gene encoding uncharacterized protein LOC111608778 isoform X2 — translation MIIAWFCLVCLSLHITNSRTADPVTRFYGVPGGEINIECSFPSSGEWKIFCRKNCKKKNILIETRKTSDENGRYRIESDGNNQYDFVVSISALTQSDSGWYRCGLRTFSSRYSYQDFELVVAEAVLDGNDVPDLFKEAGSSVTVACSFKDSGRKRRFCRGKCEKVLVETDGVRAKRGRYSIETSGEVLYVSISALTQSDSGWYRCYLDMAFGRDPYRDFYLKVTDVKLTTTTATTRSFSSSSANFTSTTTRSFSSSSSSFTSSGSSAPTDRSALSDGNKSSPDVLMIVGLALAFIIIILTVALLVFCRNRSQKHGKDPAVKTKKTPAVETNRVYEEVRGDEMKSVPVEISTVYSYASYSKPAAADGVYSLATAALPLDKAEDDLTRPTYAQVSFSSRSSDYPLRPSDDVVYSVPRVAVGSHVAEESLYSNTA, via the exons ATGATCATCGCCTGGTTCTGCCTCGTCTGCCTCT CTCTGCACATCACCAACAGCAGAACCGCTGATCCTGTGACGCGTTTTTATGGAGTTCCTGGAGGAGAAATCAACATTGAATGTTCCTTTCCTTCATCTGGAGAATGGAAGATCTTCTGcaggaaaaactgtaaaaaaaaaaacattctcattgAAACACGTAAAACATCAGATGAAAATGGACGATACAGGATTGAATCTGATGGGAACAATCAATATGATTTTGTTGTGAGCATCTCGGCGCTGACCCAGTCCGACTCAGGATGGTACCGATGTGGATTGAGGACATTTTCATCCAGATATTCATACCAGGACTTTGAACTGGTTGTTGCTGAAG CTGTGTTGGATGGAAACGACGTTCCTGACCTTTTTAAAGAAGCTGGCAGCTCAGTGACAGTCGCCTGTTCCTTTAAAGACTCTGGGAGAAAACGACGGTTCTGcagaggaaaatgtgaaaaagttcttgttgAGACTGATGGAGTCAGAGCTAAAAGAGGCAGATACAGCATTGAAACCTCAGGAGAAGTTCTGTATGTGAGCATCTCAGCGCTGACCCAGTCTGACTCAGGATGGTACCGATGTTACCTGGACATGGCGTTTGGCCGAGATCCATACAGAGACTTTTATCTCAAAGTTACAGACG TCAaactgacaacaacaacagcaacaaccaGGAGTTTCAGCTCCAGTTCAGCAAATTTCACTTCTA caaCAACCAGGAGTTTCAGCTCCAGTTCATCAAGTTTCACATCTTCAGGTTCCTCTGCACCCACCGACCGTTCAGCTCTGAGTGATGGCAATAAATCATCTCCAG acGTTCTGATGATTGTGGGTCTGGCTCTggccttcatcatcatcatcttaaCTGTGGCTCTGCTGGTTTTCTGCAGAAACCGATCACAGAAGCATGGCAAAG ATCCTgctgtgaaaacaaagaaaactccTGCTGTTGAG ACTAACAGAGTTTATGAAGAAGTCAGAGGAGATGAGATGAAATCTGTTCCAGTGGAAATCTCCACAGTTTACAGCTACGCCTCCTACAGtaaaccagctgcagctgatggcGTCTACAGCCTGGCGACGGCAGCTCTTCCTCTGGACAAG gCTGAAGATGATTTGACTAGACCAACCTACGCCCAGGTGAGCTTCTCCAGCAGAAGCTCGGACTATCCGCTGAGACCTTCAGACGACGTGGTTTACTCTGTTCCTCGGGTTGCTGTTGGCAGCCATGTTGCAGAAGAGTCTCTGTACTCCAATACGGCGTAA
- the LOC111608778 gene encoding uncharacterized protein LOC111608778 isoform X4 yields the protein MIIAWFCLVCLSLHITNSRTADPVTRFYGVPGGEINIECSFPSSGEWKIFCRKNCKKKNILIETRKTSDENGRYRIESDGNNQYDFVVSISALTQSDSGWYRCGLRTFSSRYSYQDFELVVAEAVLDGNDVPDLFKEAGSSVTVACSFKDSGRKRRFCRGKCEKVLVETDGVRAKRGRYSIETSGEVLYVSISALTQSDSGWYRCYLDMAFGRDPYRDFYLKVTDVKLTTTTATTRSFSSSSANFTSNVLMIVGLALAFIIIILTVALLVFCRNRSQKHGKDPAVKTKKTPAVETNRVYEEVRGDEMKSVPVEISTVYSYASYSKPAAADGVYSLATAALPLDKAEDDLTRPTYAQVSFSSRSSDYPLRPSDDVVYSVPRVAVGSHVAEESLYSNTA from the exons ATGATCATCGCCTGGTTCTGCCTCGTCTGCCTCT CTCTGCACATCACCAACAGCAGAACCGCTGATCCTGTGACGCGTTTTTATGGAGTTCCTGGAGGAGAAATCAACATTGAATGTTCCTTTCCTTCATCTGGAGAATGGAAGATCTTCTGcaggaaaaactgtaaaaaaaaaaacattctcattgAAACACGTAAAACATCAGATGAAAATGGACGATACAGGATTGAATCTGATGGGAACAATCAATATGATTTTGTTGTGAGCATCTCGGCGCTGACCCAGTCCGACTCAGGATGGTACCGATGTGGATTGAGGACATTTTCATCCAGATATTCATACCAGGACTTTGAACTGGTTGTTGCTGAAG CTGTGTTGGATGGAAACGACGTTCCTGACCTTTTTAAAGAAGCTGGCAGCTCAGTGACAGTCGCCTGTTCCTTTAAAGACTCTGGGAGAAAACGACGGTTCTGcagaggaaaatgtgaaaaagttcttgttgAGACTGATGGAGTCAGAGCTAAAAGAGGCAGATACAGCATTGAAACCTCAGGAGAAGTTCTGTATGTGAGCATCTCAGCGCTGACCCAGTCTGACTCAGGATGGTACCGATGTTACCTGGACATGGCGTTTGGCCGAGATCCATACAGAGACTTTTATCTCAAAGTTACAGACG TCAaactgacaacaacaacagcaacaaccaGGAGTTTCAGCTCCAGTTCAGCAAATTTCACTTCTA acGTTCTGATGATTGTGGGTCTGGCTCTggccttcatcatcatcatcttaaCTGTGGCTCTGCTGGTTTTCTGCAGAAACCGATCACAGAAGCATGGCAAAG ATCCTgctgtgaaaacaaagaaaactccTGCTGTTGAG ACTAACAGAGTTTATGAAGAAGTCAGAGGAGATGAGATGAAATCTGTTCCAGTGGAAATCTCCACAGTTTACAGCTACGCCTCCTACAGtaaaccagctgcagctgatggcGTCTACAGCCTGGCGACGGCAGCTCTTCCTCTGGACAAG gCTGAAGATGATTTGACTAGACCAACCTACGCCCAGGTGAGCTTCTCCAGCAGAAGCTCGGACTATCCGCTGAGACCTTCAGACGACGTGGTTTACTCTGTTCCTCGGGTTGCTGTTGGCAGCCATGTTGCAGAAGAGTCTCTGTACTCCAATACGGCGTAA
- the LOC111608778 gene encoding polymeric immunoglobulin receptor-like isoform X5 produces the protein MIIAWFCLVCLSLHITNSRTADPVTRFYGVPGGEINIECSFPSSGEWKIFCRKNCKKKNILIETRKTSDENGRYRIESDGNNQYDFVVSISALTQSDSGWYRCGLRTFSSRYSYQDFELVVAEAVLDGNDVPDLFKEAGSSVTVACSFKDSGRKRRFCRGKCEKVLVETDGVRAKRGRYSIETSGEVLYVSISALTQSDSGWYRCYLDMAFGRDPYRDFYLKVTDDVLMIVGLALAFIIIILTVALLVFCRNRSQKHGKDPAVKTKKTPAVETNRVYEEVRGDEMKSVPVEISTVYSYASYSKPAAADGVYSLATAALPLDKAEDDLTRPTYAQVSFSSRSSDYPLRPSDDVVYSVPRVAVGSHVAEESLYSNTA, from the exons ATGATCATCGCCTGGTTCTGCCTCGTCTGCCTCT CTCTGCACATCACCAACAGCAGAACCGCTGATCCTGTGACGCGTTTTTATGGAGTTCCTGGAGGAGAAATCAACATTGAATGTTCCTTTCCTTCATCTGGAGAATGGAAGATCTTCTGcaggaaaaactgtaaaaaaaaaaacattctcattgAAACACGTAAAACATCAGATGAAAATGGACGATACAGGATTGAATCTGATGGGAACAATCAATATGATTTTGTTGTGAGCATCTCGGCGCTGACCCAGTCCGACTCAGGATGGTACCGATGTGGATTGAGGACATTTTCATCCAGATATTCATACCAGGACTTTGAACTGGTTGTTGCTGAAG CTGTGTTGGATGGAAACGACGTTCCTGACCTTTTTAAAGAAGCTGGCAGCTCAGTGACAGTCGCCTGTTCCTTTAAAGACTCTGGGAGAAAACGACGGTTCTGcagaggaaaatgtgaaaaagttcttgttgAGACTGATGGAGTCAGAGCTAAAAGAGGCAGATACAGCATTGAAACCTCAGGAGAAGTTCTGTATGTGAGCATCTCAGCGCTGACCCAGTCTGACTCAGGATGGTACCGATGTTACCTGGACATGGCGTTTGGCCGAGATCCATACAGAGACTTTTATCTCAAAGTTACAGACG acGTTCTGATGATTGTGGGTCTGGCTCTggccttcatcatcatcatcttaaCTGTGGCTCTGCTGGTTTTCTGCAGAAACCGATCACAGAAGCATGGCAAAG ATCCTgctgtgaaaacaaagaaaactccTGCTGTTGAG ACTAACAGAGTTTATGAAGAAGTCAGAGGAGATGAGATGAAATCTGTTCCAGTGGAAATCTCCACAGTTTACAGCTACGCCTCCTACAGtaaaccagctgcagctgatggcGTCTACAGCCTGGCGACGGCAGCTCTTCCTCTGGACAAG gCTGAAGATGATTTGACTAGACCAACCTACGCCCAGGTGAGCTTCTCCAGCAGAAGCTCGGACTATCCGCTGAGACCTTCAGACGACGTGGTTTACTCTGTTCCTCGGGTTGCTGTTGGCAGCCATGTTGCAGAAGAGTCTCTGTACTCCAATACGGCGTAA
- the LOC111608778 gene encoding uncharacterized protein LOC111608778 isoform X3, with product MIIAWFCLVCLSLHITNSRTADPVTRFYGVPGGEINIECSFPSSGEWKIFCRKNCKKKNILIETRKTSDENGRYRIESDGNNQYDFVVSISALTQSDSGWYRCGLRTFSSRYSYQDFELVVAEAVLDGNDVPDLFKEAGSSVTVACSFKDSGRKRRFCRGKCEKVLVETDGVRAKRGRYSIETSGEVLYVSISALTQSDSGWYRCYLDMAFGRDPYRDFYLKVTDAVKLTTTTATTRSFSSSSANFTSNVLMIVGLALAFIIIILTVALLVFCRNRSQKHGKDPAVKTKKTPAVETNRVYEEVRGDEMKSVPVEISTVYSYASYSKPAAADGVYSLATAALPLDKAEDDLTRPTYAQVSFSSRSSDYPLRPSDDVVYSVPRVAVGSHVAEESLYSNTA from the exons ATGATCATCGCCTGGTTCTGCCTCGTCTGCCTCT CTCTGCACATCACCAACAGCAGAACCGCTGATCCTGTGACGCGTTTTTATGGAGTTCCTGGAGGAGAAATCAACATTGAATGTTCCTTTCCTTCATCTGGAGAATGGAAGATCTTCTGcaggaaaaactgtaaaaaaaaaaacattctcattgAAACACGTAAAACATCAGATGAAAATGGACGATACAGGATTGAATCTGATGGGAACAATCAATATGATTTTGTTGTGAGCATCTCGGCGCTGACCCAGTCCGACTCAGGATGGTACCGATGTGGATTGAGGACATTTTCATCCAGATATTCATACCAGGACTTTGAACTGGTTGTTGCTGAAG CTGTGTTGGATGGAAACGACGTTCCTGACCTTTTTAAAGAAGCTGGCAGCTCAGTGACAGTCGCCTGTTCCTTTAAAGACTCTGGGAGAAAACGACGGTTCTGcagaggaaaatgtgaaaaagttcttgttgAGACTGATGGAGTCAGAGCTAAAAGAGGCAGATACAGCATTGAAACCTCAGGAGAAGTTCTGTATGTGAGCATCTCAGCGCTGACCCAGTCTGACTCAGGATGGTACCGATGTTACCTGGACATGGCGTTTGGCCGAGATCCATACAGAGACTTTTATCTCAAAGTTACAGACG CAGTCAaactgacaacaacaacagcaacaaccaGGAGTTTCAGCTCCAGTTCAGCAAATTTCACTTCTA acGTTCTGATGATTGTGGGTCTGGCTCTggccttcatcatcatcatcttaaCTGTGGCTCTGCTGGTTTTCTGCAGAAACCGATCACAGAAGCATGGCAAAG ATCCTgctgtgaaaacaaagaaaactccTGCTGTTGAG ACTAACAGAGTTTATGAAGAAGTCAGAGGAGATGAGATGAAATCTGTTCCAGTGGAAATCTCCACAGTTTACAGCTACGCCTCCTACAGtaaaccagctgcagctgatggcGTCTACAGCCTGGCGACGGCAGCTCTTCCTCTGGACAAG gCTGAAGATGATTTGACTAGACCAACCTACGCCCAGGTGAGCTTCTCCAGCAGAAGCTCGGACTATCCGCTGAGACCTTCAGACGACGTGGTTTACTCTGTTCCTCGGGTTGCTGTTGGCAGCCATGTTGCAGAAGAGTCTCTGTACTCCAATACGGCGTAA